The nucleotide sequence CTGGATTTGCAAATCTTGATTTAAATCTTAAAGAACAAGTCTGGATTGAAATACCGGGGTTTTGGATCAAATCTGGGTTTCATCCCATCCACCAGGATTAATCCTGGTGCATTATATTagtcattttctgtacttttgggaaaaaaaaattctcattcTCATGATGAAGCTAACCTTTAAAATTCTAATTGCAATTGaaccaaaataaatattgtcaaatgtattttattaggGTGGAGAAGAAATATACCTACCAAACAAACATTGTTCAATTGAAAATACAAAAGCACAGTGACCCTGTTGCTGCTAATGTCGTTTTTCGTGACGCATAGCTCCTCAACTAACAGCGCGCCGCCGCTGAGCTTTGCATCACATGGGGTGTGCCGCGTGAAAAGTTGATGGACTAAAGAAGTCAGCTGTGGGGCGAGGCATGATTGGCGCATTCAACCGAGTGTGCCAATAGGTTGCCTTAGTCCCTCATGTCACATATCAATCAATGGTAACAGTCAATACTTTCATGCTGCTCTTATTTTACGTCAAAGAATAGatagaaatgtaaaataatgattcattaattcattttctgaaccgcttatctgaccaaagggggtgccggagcctaaccCTGCTAACTACACCACCAGGCAGATGtcaccctgaatctgtggccagccaattgcagggcagaaggaaacggacaaccattcatggttATACTCATAGCTAGAAGCAATTTTGTGTTCAACTATGCATGgttttgtggggggaaaaatccACACAATCCCGgatataacatgcaaactcagtGCAAACACAGTtgggaccgacctgggatcaaaccctcgaccccagaactgtgaggccgacgtggtTAACACCAATTATGACGTTTTCGCAaattttgtgggaaaaaaactgcgaaaacgcaaaaaaaaaaacgtggaaaAGTGGGGGAATACTGTACTTGTGCTCTTACCAGTAAGACTCGTTCCAAAACTGAACAAATCCAGAAAGGCTGAAAAAGTTTTAAGAGCTATCAAATAGCCAATAGTCAGCAAGCCCTTGTCCATGTGAGACTTTTATGGTATCAAGACAATGTTCCCATGTGTTGTGAAGAGATGGTAAAATCCCGCATGAGCATTGCTTTATTAGCTTCTAAAAGAGAATGATTCCATTAAATACTGACTAAAGGAtttgcaaaatatatacatagatgaATACTAGTCCGAAAGGTCATACAtagtagtttttatttatttagttatttatttcttCTGGACTTTAGCGGATACCTGAAAGTCTCATGTTCTCATTCAGCAAACAAAGTATTTATTGTGAGCGTAATCCTGATGATGTCAGGAGGATGTGAACATGTGATAAGATGACCTTCTTAGTTGAGCACTGGATGATTCAGCAGCAGCTCCACTGAGGTGAGTGTCCTCTTCTCTCTCCTATTTGCTTTAAACCAAATCCTTGagtttaaactttaaaaaaattaactttgCATTTTTGAAACTTTGCTCCTTTTGTAGACTTTGACTTTTGTCACTGTTTTAAATCAGAGTCTTAAAATGTTAACTGAAGAACCCATTTAGTGTTAGTATCTTTTCTTTAacgttttaaatgaattttgctGTCCTTCTTAGACACTTGATTGCTATTCTGTCGATCCTTAAGATTGAAAAATCTGGATTTTTACTTGATACTTACCTTAAGCAACATTTTCAATACAAAGCTATTGATTAAAGAGGCATTTTGCCATTCggtaattttcagatttttaaaacTGACTGAAGTggagatattttatttttttattttttctatgacTTCATCAGTAAAGAAGTGACCTCATCATGGAACAGAAATTGGATTTGTCTCGTCTGACCGACGATGAAGCAAAACATGTCTGGGAGGTGATCCAACGTGACTTTAACCTCCGGAAGAATGAGGAAGATCGACTAGGGTGGGTTTTCTTGTCAATCCTAAAGCCAGGAATGATCTACTATGTTTATAATTGATAAAATGAATATTAGAATTGAGCTATAAAAGAGTAATTCTCTATTGTATGGTGGCAATGAACAAAACTGAGTTACATATGCATGGTCACATAAGGGTGGGGCGAGgttagacaacaacaaaaatgtttcgTGTTTTTGTCTTGATTTTACAATCGAGTTGTCAAAGTTCTTTTGAACTTAATTGATGTGAGATATTTCCATGCAAAGAGTCAAGGAATGTGAGCGTGAAAGCTGCAAAACATCATGACAGAGTCACACGGATAGGCCACAAAGACTCTCTTATGACTCCACAGCAcactcaaatacacacatactcacacaATATGGAGATTTATACAAGTGACTGTAAGTAAACCTGCATAAGAAAATGCTACTTGTCTGCAATTTCATCATTCTGTTCAAAATTGCTATCATCACAAGCATAACTTGATTTCGAAGCCACAATTAGATTATCACTAGCACAATTATATTCCCGTGACTGATATAGTACTCTATGTCAGActatcagttgttttttttagtcatgttCAGATCTAAGACTGGTGAATTAAGAATATATAGTACATCTATCTTTGGTTCTATTTATTTTCAAGTGgctgtagacaaaaaaaatcaagcttcCAGATGTAATTGACTTAAAGCTTCTCCTTGCTTAAAAGGAAAACTAGATTACCTAGTTACTAGTTACATATATTAGGTTCTAGTATGTTACACATGTACATTCTCGTGGTGCATTTAAAGtgagaaaatgtattcattcaaaaGGCTTTAGTGGTCACAAGCCAATCAGTGCTCCTCTCGGCTGAGGGAGGGGCAGCGGCTTCAGTTCCACACTTGCCATTGTGATTTTCCAAATGTCCATGCTTGAGGGAAACTAATTTTACTAAATACAACACACACTGCTTGGTGaggtagtggttcactcgcctgactttggtgcgggctcGATTACAGCTGGTGACGGCATGATCATGAGTgcaaactacacagtcacctctagagccagcccttgttgatgtgttggattttttttgtaaaaaaaattgcattaaatcaagtaaataaacaataagggcaactacacagtcacctctagagccagcccttgttgatgtgttgtaattgtttgtaaaaaaatgcattaaataaaGTAAATGAACAATAAGGGGAACTACACAGccacctatagagccagcccttgttgatgtattgtaattgtttgtaaaaaaaaaatgcattaaataaaGTAATTGAACAataaagggaactacacagccacctatagagccagcccttgttaatgcgttggaatttttttgtacaaaattttgcattaaataaagtaaataaacaataaggggaactacacagtcacctatagagccagcccttgttgttgtgttggaattgttttgtataaaatctgacaggaaataaagtaaataaacaataagGAGAACTACAccgtcacctctagagccagcccttgttgatgcgttggattttttttatgcaaaaccttgcagaaaattaaacaataaaGCTGCAATTGTTTGACAGCAAATTGAAGGACTCCATTGAGAAAGAGGACAATAAGCGTGAGCTGCTGGGGACACAGAACAACTTGGCCGACTCCTTGTGTATCCGTTGTTTGCAACCCTTCAAGTTCCTGGTGAATAGCAAGCGTCAGTGCCTGGACTGCCAAATGTTCATCTGCAAGTCATGCAGCCGCTACAACAAGAAGGAGCACGGCTGGGTGTGCGACAACTGCCGGATGACCAGGTGAGCCACGTGTGGGTTCTAGTATCGCAAAGATCATTTTTTACCTTTATTGAATGCTGCAAATACAATGAACGAATTTCTCCTCAAGGGTTCTGAAGATCGGCACCCTGGGGTGGTACCATGACAACATCCGCAACCGTTTTAAGCGCTTTGGTAGCGCAAAGGTCATGAGGTCACTCTACAAGAGGCTGAATGGAGATGGTGAGCACCAAGGATGATGCAAATTGTTACAAAATAGTTGCGGTAATTGAGTTTGTAGCcacacttttaaatcaaaaccCTCCCTTATTAGtcagatttttgttttacagtattctCCCACTTTTTGAGGGTTTTGCGGTACACTTGGGGACTATTGCGgaaatatttttcactatttGCAAGTGCTCACATACCGCTTAGTTGCTGTCAGGATAGAGAAGTCTGTGTGTTCTCCAATagatatgtattttaatttcctAATGtagtacaaatatacacattgtAGCGCAAGTACACCTGCTACTagtataaatacacacaaatacacatacaggtAGTCTTTCCAAATGTGTAGTATTAGTACATTTACATGCAAGTACATGTACTTCTAGCACAACTACACATTTTGATAGTACAAGTAGATGTCCTTGttgtttaatgaaaaaaatatttttgaagtttGAACagaatcttttttatttttaagcaatAGTCGTTTTGCTGGCCAACCAATATATGTATTTCAAGCATTTTATATGGACTATATAAGTAATAGTGTACTCCTTGTGACAGGTGGACGTGATGATGATGCTCAGAGCATGCCCGATGTCCGCAACAGTGAGTTTTAAAATGCTTATGTAAAATTATAATGGTCAAATGAAcagatgcaaaatgcaaaatcattttgGAGCACTATGTTAGTTTACATAGTAATCATATTGAGAagatgaaatattattttacaaGACCCCCGCTTATGTGGAATGGGTGTGGGTCATAAAAATGCAGAGTACATTGCACCATGATAATAAGGAGGAAACTGGACTTATCacagaaatgtgtttaatttctGCAATGGTGcatcgaagaaaaaaaaataattcgaaaaataatatattatgaaACATAGTCTCATTTTATTGGCTATGTAATACAAAACTTAACCTTAACTACAACCAAATAATTTTATGTTGCAGACTACTACAATCCTAACGACGACGATCCAGAAGTTGATGCACAACGATATAGAACGGTAAAACCAAaaatttaatacaaatatatatgtataaatacaaaatgcacttttccttttctttctcaaACAAAACATTGTCTTTCAGATGCGTAAAAACAAACGTCTGCTCTCAGTTCATCCATTTGACTTCGATGCAGAGGATTACTTCCCCTCTTCTCGGCGTCCATCAGTGCAGGTAGTACAATAACATGGTACAGTAACACATCTGCTGTATGTTCTACCATTAATCAAAACTAAATATTCTCATTAACCTGGTCATGAAATAAGAAGTAAGCCAAAATAATGCAACTGTAAAACTTCTACATTGCCTACCATGTTGAACAACATCACACTTTGCCACTGCCAAACTGCATTGCCATTGAACAAACCTTAAAAACAGGTTAGCAGTCAGCCAGTGTGTGCTTTTGTGGTTAATGACATTGCAGTTTGAACTCATTCTTGgtaaaatgttcaaattattATGTCATTAAGCCATCATGTTTTCCAGGTTAGGTCACATGATGTTGGCAACTGGATTGTAGCCGTGACACTACTAAAAGAGTGTGTTTAAATTGatagacacatttttttactgtttgtttttgcagttaTAAGAAATACATGTTAACAAAATCATAGAAGGACCTCACCCCAATGCCATCCCGAAGTAGTTCCCTAGATTTCCCGCTCCagcacaccccccccccccccccccccgcaatcctaatgaggataaagcggttcatacaatgagatgagaaaattgTAGCAGAAATTTGGTTGAAAAGCCTGAAAATGGTCACTAAGAGCTGTGATTAATGGCGAATTGGCAGTAGACatcaatcgtttttttttttaattattgctaGCTAAATCTAGTTAATGTTTATGTTTCTCTGTCAATATCCCAGCAAATCCAAGAGGAACGAGCGTACAGAAATGACATGGAATTTGACATGAACCAACAGCGAATGAATCGTAGGAGAAGTCTTGACCGTTACGCCATGAGAAATGGTCaaacatacaaactcaaacatacACTTGCATAGTAGAAAGGTTTTCCAGTTTTTTCTAATAGCGGATTTTGCCTCTAGATGATTACGGTGACAATCGGATGGTCCGAACTCGATCTTTGTCCAAGATTAGCTCGATGGCTCGCCAGCAGTACATTGACACATCGGATGAAGAGGAATGTCCGAGGTTTCCACCCATGTACCAACCACCGCCCCATCGCCGCCGCAACAGCCGAGCATCATCACAGGAGAACCTGGGTCAAGCCCCTCCAGTAAGGCTATCATTTCGATGCTTATGATGGCGGGTGGAGCTGATCCAGGCTTTTGTGGCACTTTTAGTGTCATAATTTGAGATAGAACAAGTTCATTTGCTGGCTGATCTACTGGGTTGCCATGGAGATCAGTTGTTGGggccacgactataaggcgcaccgcattataaggcgcaccctcaatgaatgacattttttccatatataaggcgcactgtattataaggcgcactgtctattttggagaaaatttaagacttttaagtgtgccttatagtcgtgaaaataccttattgacttccaggtatgaagcactcactacacagtcacctctagagccagccattgttgatgttttggattattttttggtataaaatcttgcagtgggggaggagctatatgatggaagatgttgtaaactaagatggcatctgcatatttaacagtattgtttcagttcaggcgtttgtgtttttttaatatccgacagtggtggtttttcatttttggttttctgttttttccatatataaggcgcactggattataaggcgcactgtctattttggagaaaatttaagacttttaagtgcgccttatagtcgtgaaaatacggtaagcttTTTTCCCACGATATGTTTTGCATTGTAATTTTCTTTCTGACTGCAGATAAATGAATTGAACAAACGCATGAATGCCATTGAAGGTTTGCTGAATCGATTGGAGGAGAAGATGTCACCTGCTGACAAGGTGAAAAAGCAGAATTTCTTTGTGGAAATtgtttatcttcattttttttcattgagtaTTGACCCAGTGGTTTTTGCCGATCCGTTGTCCGACAGGCGTCCGGGTCGTCGGGACTGAACGAGGAAGAGAAACTGATGAAGAAGTTGAGTGAACTGGCGGGGAATCTAGGAAATAAAAGACAGTCGTCGGATGACGAGGCTGAAAAGAAGACCTTCACAGGAGGGAGGATCAAAAGTGGAGGCAAGGCAGCAGCCACTCTGGATTCTATGAAGAATCTGAGCTCATCCAGTGAAGATGTGCCAAGCGAAGCTCAGAAGGTGAGTGGGGTTATGTTCCGTCCATACAGGCCAGATGAGACAAGAAACGCAAAATTGGATGTTTCCAAGACGCCTTGAACTTGTCAAACATCAAGATTTCTGTGTGtcagtttgtttgtgttttctttggcTTGTCCCAATAACAACGTTTTCCTAACacaatattttctaaaatgtcAAGAGTCTGTCAAATTAACTTCTGTTGGCTTTTGAACATGAGCTTCACTTTTCACTAAACTGCTCATCCAATTTTGAATGATCTGTAGTATTAGTTCACCATTTTAGTGTGgtcaattttattttgtactaCTACTTTTGTATCAACCATAACAAAAGtgtattcatttaaaacaaacacCATTAATTCGATTTATAATATGACATATGGCatccaaatcaatcaaaaattatgattttttttatttctataatACAAGAAAGGCAAATTCCTGCTCTTGAGGAGCGTACTCGAAACTACTTTGAAAGGAATCTCGATCTAAATGACTAAATTAGTGTTGCGTTTAAGCTGGCTAGTGTGCAGGTTTGGTGTTTCCCTGCTAACATCTGTCCCCCCTCTACGTGACTTTCAGAGATCGACCGCCGCCGCCCTCTGTGACCTCACCACTGAGGCCCTGAGAACCATTAATGCCACCGAAAACGCGATGGTTGAATTCGGCCTGTCAGAGCCGCTCGACAGAACCAACATGTTAGGGACCGATGCTAAACAAGCCGATGAGGCGTTCAGGCAACTTGAGGAAAATGTAAGCCTCTAGCAAATcaatttgcatgttatccctctATCTCAACCTTTCCTTCTTAACCTCTATGTGTGTGAAGGGTCAAAAaggcttctttgtttttaaaatgtgacgACCATATGACAAACATAACAACACTGGAATAAATGATAAGGTAAAATACAAAGAAGAATTGACTATAAAGTACTCTTTTAGTACATCTCCGCGTAGGCTGGTGTGTCTTGTTCTTGCCCAATG is from Stigmatopora nigra isolate UIUO_SnigA chromosome 1, RoL_Snig_1.1, whole genome shotgun sequence and encodes:
- the mlpha gene encoding melanophilin a, with amino-acid sequence MEQKLDLSRLTDDEAKHVWEVIQRDFNLRKNEEDRLGKLKDSIEKEDNKRELLGTQNNLADSLCIRCLQPFKFLVNSKRQCLDCQMFICKSCSRYNKKEHGWVCDNCRMTRVLKIGTLGWYHDNIRNRFKRFGSAKVMRSLYKRLNGDGGRDDDAQSMPDVRNNYYNPNDDDPEVDAQRYRTMRKNKRLLSVHPFDFDAEDYFPSSRRPSVQQIQEERAYRNDMEFDMNQQRMNRRRSLDRYAMRNDDYGDNRMVRTRSLSKISSMARQQYIDTSDEEECPRFPPMYQPPPHRRRNSRASSQENLGQAPPINELNKRMNAIEGLLNRLEEKMSPADKASGSSGLNEEEKLMKKLSELAGNLGNKRQSSDDEAEKKTFTGGRIKSGGKAAATLDSMKNLSSSSEDVPSEAQKRSTAAALCDLTTEALRTINATENAMVEFGLSEPLDRTNMLGTDAKQADEAFRQLEENVYMASGQSYELETKLRRLEQSAKNRFGGTTDSELSELEDVVALTAARVQSAESEVSDIESKIAALRAVGSKKKVSGSQRKKFSHEQIPKSERNGGAWKSNLS